In the genome of Eschrichtius robustus isolate mEscRob2 chromosome 12, mEscRob2.pri, whole genome shotgun sequence, one region contains:
- the GTF2H4 gene encoding general transcription factor IIH subunit 4 isoform X2, protein MESTPSRGGLNRVHLQCRNLQEFLGSLSPGVLDRLYGHPATCLAVFRELPSLAKNWVMRMLFLEQPLPQAAVALWVKKEFSKAQEESTGLLSGLRIWHTQLLPGGLQGLILNPIFRQNLRIALLGGGKAWSDDTSQLGPDKHARDVPSLDKYAEERWEVVLHFMVGSPSAAVSQDLAQLLSQAGLMKSAEPGEPPCITSAGFQFLLLDTPAQLWYFMLQYLQTAQLSFSTLGKDYSVEGMSDSLLNFLQHLREFGLVFQRKRKSRRYYPTRLAINLSSGVSGAGGTVHQPGFIVVETNYRLYAYTESELQIALIALFSEMLYRFPNMVVAQVTRESVQQAIASGITAQQIIHFLRTRAHPVMLKQTPVLPPTITDQIRLWELERDRLRFTEGVLYNQFLSQVDFELLLAHARELGVLVFENSAKRLMVVTPAGHGDVKRFWKRQKHNS, encoded by the exons ATGGAGAGCACCCCTTCCAGGGGTGGACTGAATCGAGTACACCTACAATGCAGGAACCTGCAGGAATTCCTAGGGAGCCTGAGCCCTGGGGTATTGGACCGATTGTATGGGCACCCTGCCACCTGTCTGGCTGTCTTCAG GGAGCTCCCATCTTTGGCTAAGAACTGGGTGATGCGGATGCTCTTTCTGGAGCAGCCTTTGCCGCAAGCTGCTGTAGCCCTGTGGGTGAAGAAGGAATTCAGCAA AGCTCAGGAGGAAAGCACGGGGCTGCTGAGCGGCCTCCGTATCTGGCACACCCAGCTGCTCCCTGGTGGTCTCCAGGGCCTCATCCTCAACCCCATATTCCGCCAAAACCTCCGCATTGCCCTTCTGGGTGG GGGCAAGGCCTGGTCTGATGACACAAGTCAGCTGGGACCAGACAAGCACGCCCGGGATGTCCCCTCACTTGACAAGTATGCCGAGGAGCGATGGGAG GTGGTCCTGCACTTCATGGTGGGATCCCCCAGTGCAGCCGTCAGCCAGGACTTGGCTCAGCTCCTTAGCCAGGCTGGGCTCATGAAGAG TGCTGAACCTGGAGAGCCGCCCTGCATTACCTCTGCCGGCTTCCAGTTCCTGTTGCTGGACACCCCGGCCCAGCTCTGGTACTTTATGTTGCAGTATCTGCAGACAGCGCAG cTCAGCTTCTCTACTCTGGGCAAG GATTACTCTGTGGAAGGTATGAGTGATTCTCTGTTGAACTTCCTGCAACATCTGCGTGAGTTTGGGCTTGTTTTCCAGAGGAAG AGGAAATCTCGGCGTTACTACCCCACGCGACTGGCCATCAATCTCTCGTCAGGTGTTTCTGGGGCTGGGGGCACTGTGCATCAGCCAGGGTTCATTGTCGTGGAAACCAATTACCGGCTGTATGCCTACACGG AGTCGGAGCTGCAGATCGCCCTCATTGCCCTTTTCTCTGAGATGCTCTATCGCTTCCCCAACATGGTGGTGGCACAGGTGACCCGGGAGAGTGTGCAGCAGGCCATTGCTAGTGGCATCACAGCCCAACAG ATCATCCATTTCCTAAGGACAAGGGCCCACCCAGTGATGCTTAAACAG ACACCTGTGCTGCCCCCCACCATCACGGACCAGATTCGGCTGTGGGAGCTGGAAAGGGACAGACTCCGGTTCACCGAAG GCGTCCTGTATAACCAGTTCCTGTCGCAAGTGGACTTTGAGCTGCTGCTGGCCCACGCTCGGGAGCTGGGCGTCCTGGTGTTCGAGAACTCGGCCAAGCGGCTCATGGTGGTGACCCCGGCCGGGCACGGCGACGTCAAGCGCTTCTGGAAGCGGCAGAAGCACAACTCCTGA
- the GTF2H4 gene encoding general transcription factor IIH subunit 4 isoform X1 — translation MESTPSRGGLNRVHLQCRNLQEFLGSLSPGVLDRLYGHPATCLAVFRELPSLAKNWVMRMLFLEQPLPQAAVALWVKKEFSKAQEESTGLLSGLRIWHTQLLPGGLQGLILNPIFRQNLRIALLGGGKAWSDDTSQLGPDKHARDVPSLDKYAEERWEVVLHFMVGSPSAAVSQDLAQLLSQAGLMKSAEPGEPPCITSAGFQFLLLDTPAQLWYFMLQYLQTAQSRGMDLVEILSFLFQLSFSTLGKDYSVEGMSDSLLNFLQHLREFGLVFQRKRKSRRYYPTRLAINLSSGVSGAGGTVHQPGFIVVETNYRLYAYTESELQIALIALFSEMLYRFPNMVVAQVTRESVQQAIASGITAQQIIHFLRTRAHPVMLKQTPVLPPTITDQIRLWELERDRLRFTEGVLYNQFLSQVDFELLLAHARELGVLVFENSAKRLMVVTPAGHGDVKRFWKRQKHNS, via the exons ATGGAGAGCACCCCTTCCAGGGGTGGACTGAATCGAGTACACCTACAATGCAGGAACCTGCAGGAATTCCTAGGGAGCCTGAGCCCTGGGGTATTGGACCGATTGTATGGGCACCCTGCCACCTGTCTGGCTGTCTTCAG GGAGCTCCCATCTTTGGCTAAGAACTGGGTGATGCGGATGCTCTTTCTGGAGCAGCCTTTGCCGCAAGCTGCTGTAGCCCTGTGGGTGAAGAAGGAATTCAGCAA AGCTCAGGAGGAAAGCACGGGGCTGCTGAGCGGCCTCCGTATCTGGCACACCCAGCTGCTCCCTGGTGGTCTCCAGGGCCTCATCCTCAACCCCATATTCCGCCAAAACCTCCGCATTGCCCTTCTGGGTGG GGGCAAGGCCTGGTCTGATGACACAAGTCAGCTGGGACCAGACAAGCACGCCCGGGATGTCCCCTCACTTGACAAGTATGCCGAGGAGCGATGGGAG GTGGTCCTGCACTTCATGGTGGGATCCCCCAGTGCAGCCGTCAGCCAGGACTTGGCTCAGCTCCTTAGCCAGGCTGGGCTCATGAAGAG TGCTGAACCTGGAGAGCCGCCCTGCATTACCTCTGCCGGCTTCCAGTTCCTGTTGCTGGACACCCCGGCCCAGCTCTGGTACTTTATGTTGCAGTATCTGCAGACAGCGCAG AGTCGGGGCATGGACCTAGTGGagattctctcctttctcttccagcTCAGCTTCTCTACTCTGGGCAAG GATTACTCTGTGGAAGGTATGAGTGATTCTCTGTTGAACTTCCTGCAACATCTGCGTGAGTTTGGGCTTGTTTTCCAGAGGAAG AGGAAATCTCGGCGTTACTACCCCACGCGACTGGCCATCAATCTCTCGTCAGGTGTTTCTGGGGCTGGGGGCACTGTGCATCAGCCAGGGTTCATTGTCGTGGAAACCAATTACCGGCTGTATGCCTACACGG AGTCGGAGCTGCAGATCGCCCTCATTGCCCTTTTCTCTGAGATGCTCTATCGCTTCCCCAACATGGTGGTGGCACAGGTGACCCGGGAGAGTGTGCAGCAGGCCATTGCTAGTGGCATCACAGCCCAACAG ATCATCCATTTCCTAAGGACAAGGGCCCACCCAGTGATGCTTAAACAG ACACCTGTGCTGCCCCCCACCATCACGGACCAGATTCGGCTGTGGGAGCTGGAAAGGGACAGACTCCGGTTCACCGAAG GCGTCCTGTATAACCAGTTCCTGTCGCAAGTGGACTTTGAGCTGCTGCTGGCCCACGCTCGGGAGCTGGGCGTCCTGGTGTTCGAGAACTCGGCCAAGCGGCTCATGGTGGTGACCCCGGCCGGGCACGGCGACGTCAAGCGCTTCTGGAAGCGGCAGAAGCACAACTCCTGA
- the DDR1 gene encoding epithelial discoidin domain-containing receptor 1 isoform X1 produces the protein MGPGALSFLLLLLLLLLVATGDADMKGHFDPAKCRYALGMQDRTIPDGDISASSSWSDSTAARHSRLESSDGDGAWCPAGPVFPKEEEYLQVDLRRLHLVALVGTQGRHAGGLGKEFSPSYRLRYSRDGHRWMDWRDRWGQEVILGNEDPGGVVLKDLGPPMVARLVRFYPRADRVMSVCLRVELYGCLWKDGLLSYMAPVGQTMYLSEAVHLNDSTYDGHTTHTVGGLQYGGLGQLADGVVGLDDFRKSQELRVWPGYDYVGWSNHSFPSGYVEMEFEFDRLRTFHAMQVHCNNMHTLGARLPGGVECRFKRGPAMAWEGEPVRHALGGSLRDPRARTVSVPLGGRVGRFLQCRFLFAGPWLLFSEISFISDVMNDSSLALGGTFAPAPWWPPGPPPTNFSSLELEPRGQQPVAKAEGSPTAILIGCLVAIILLLLLIIALMLWRLHWRKLLSKAERRVLEEELTVHLSVPGDTILINNRPGPREPPPYQEPRPRGNPPHSAPSVPNGSALLLSNPAYRLLLATYARPPRGPGPPTPAWAKPTNTQACSGDYMEPEKPGAPLLPPPPQNSVPHYAEADIVTLQGVTGGNTYAVPALPPGAAGDGPPRVDFPRSRLRFKEKLGEGQFGEVHLCEVENPQDLVSLDFPLSVCKEHPLLVAVKILRPDATKNARNDFLKEVKIMSRLKDPNIIRLLGVCVQDDPLCMITDYMENGDLNQFLSAHQLEDKAVEEDRDGEAAQGPTISYPMLLHVAAQIASGMRYLATLNFVHRDLATRNCLVGENFTIKIADFGMSRNLYAGDYYRVQGRAVLPIRWMAWECILMGKFTTASDVWAFGVTLWEVLMLCRAQPFGQLTDEQVIENAGEFFRDQGRQVYLSRPPACPLGLYELMLRCWSREPEQRPPFSQLHRFLAEDALNTV, from the exons ATGGGGCCAGGGGCCCTCTCAtttctactgctgctgctgctgctgctcttgGTGGCAACAGGAGATGCTGACATGAAGGGACATTTTGACCCTG CCAAGTGCCGCTATGCCCTGGGCATGCAGGACCGGACCATCCCGGATGGTGACATCTCTGCTTCCAGCTCCTGGTCAGACTCCACTGCTGCTCGCCACAGCAG gctggaaagCAGCGATGGAGATGGGGCATGGTGCCCTGCAGGGCCGGTGTTTCCCAAGGAGGAGGAGTACCTGCAGGTGGACCTGCGGCGGCTGCACCTGGTGGCGCTGGTGGGCACCCAGGGGCGGcacgcagggggcctgggcaaGGAGTTCTCCCCCAGCTACCGGCTGCGCTACTCCCGGGATGGCCACCGCTGGATGGACTGGAGAGACCGCTGGGGCCAGGAG GTGATCTTAGGTAATGAGGATCCTGGGGGAGTGGTGCTGAAGGACCTTGGGCCCCCCATGGTGGCCCGACTGGTTCGCTTCTATCCCCGGGCGGACCGAGTCATGAGCGTCTGTCTACGGGTGGAGCTCTATGGCTGCCTCTGGAAGG atGGACTCCTGTCTTACATGGCCCCTGTGGGGCAGACGATGTACTTATCTGAGGCCGTGCACCTCAACGACTCCACCTACGAtggacacaccacacacaccgtTGGCGG GCTGCAGTACGGAGGTCTGGGCCAGCTGGCAGATGGCGTGGTGGGGCTGGATGACTTTAGGAAGAGCCAGGAGCTGCGGGTCTGGCCAGGCTATGACTATGTGGGATGGAGCAATCACAGCTTTCCCAGCGGCTATGTGGAGATGGAGTTTGAGTTTGACCGGCTGAGGACCTTCCATGCCATGCAG gtCCACTGTAACAACATGCACACGCTGGGAGCCCGCCTGCCTGGCGGGGTGGAGTGTCGCTTCAAGAGGGGCCCTGCCATGGCCTGGGAGggggagcccgtgcgccatgccTTGGGGGGCAGCCTGAGGGACCCCAGAGCCCGGACTGTGTCAGTGCCCCTGGGTGGCCGAGTGGGCCGCTTTCTGCAGTGTCGCTTCCTCTTTGCTGGGCCGTGGTTACTCTTCAGCGAAATCTCCTTCATCTCTG aTGTCATGAATGACTCCTCCCTGGCTTTGGGGGGCACCTTCGCACCAGCCCCCTGGTGGCCACCCGGCCCACCTCCCACCAACTTCAGCAGCTTGG AGCTGGAGCCCAGGGGCCAGCAGCCCGTGGCCAAGGCCGAGGGGAGCCCGACTGCCATCCTCATTGGCTGCCTGGTGGCCAtcatcctgctgctgctgctcatCATCGCCCTCATGCTGTGGCGGCTGCACTGGCGCAAGCTCCTCAGCAAG GCCGAGCGTCGGGTGTTAGAAGAGGAGCTGACGGTTCACCTCTCTGTCCCTGGGGATACCATCCTCATCAACAACCGCCCCGGCCCTCGAGAACCACCCCCTTACCAGGAGCCCCGGCCTCGTGGGAATCCGCCCCACTCTGCTCCCAGTGTCCCCAACGGCTCTG CGTTGCTGCTCTCCAATCCAGCCTACCGTCTCCTTCTGGCCACTTACGCCCGCCCCCCTCGAGGCCCGGGCCCCCCCACACCCGCCTGGGCCAAACCCACCAACACCCAGG CCTGCAGTGGGGACTATATGGAGCCTGAGAAGCCAGGTGCCCCGCTtctgcccccacctccccagaacAGCGTCCCCCATTATGCCGAGGCTGACATTGTCACCCTGCAGGGTGTCACTGGAGGCAATACCTATGCTGTGCCTGCACTGCCCCCAGGGGCAGCTGGGGATGGGCCCCCCAGAGTGGATTTCCCTCGGTCGAGGCTCCGCTTCAAGGAGAAGCTTGGCGAGGGCCAGTTTGGGGAG GTGCACCTGTGTGAGGTAGAGAACCCTCAAGATCTGGTCAGTCTTGATTTCCCCCTTAGTGTGTGCAAGGAACACCCTTTACTGGTAGCTGTCAAGATCCTGCGGCCAGATGCCACCAAGAATGCCAG GAATGATTTCCTGAAGGAGGTGAAGATCATGTCGAGGCTAAAGGACCCAAACATCATCCGGCTCCTGGGCGTGTGTGTGCAGGACGACCCCCTCTGCATGATAACTGATTACATGGAGAATGGCGACCTCAACCAGTTCCTCAGTGCCCACCAGCTAGAGGACAAGGCGGTGGAGGAGGACAGAGATGGGGAGGCGGCCCAGGGGCCCACCATCAG CTACCCGATGCTGCTGCATGTGGCGGCCCAGATTGCCTCGGGCATGCGCTATCTGGCCACACTCAACTTTGTGCATCGGGACTTGGCCACAAGGAACTGCCTGGTTGGGGAAAATTTCACCATCAAAATCGCTGACTTTGGCATGAGCCGGAACCTCTACGCCGGGGACTATTACCGTGTGCAGGGCCGGGCGGTGCTGCCCATCCGGTGGATGGCCTGGGAGTGCATCCTCATG GGGAAGTTCACGACTGCCAGTGACGTGTGGGCCTTTGGGGTGACCCTGTGGGAGGTGCTGATGCTCTGCAGGGCCCAGCCCTTTGGGCAGCTCACCGATGAGCAAGTCATCGAGAACGCGGGGGAgttcttccgggaccagggccgGCAG GTGTACCTGTCCCGGCCCCCGGCCTGCCCGCTGGGCCTGTATGAGCTGATGCTTCGGTGTTGGAGCCGGGAGCCTGAGCAGCGACCACCCTTTTCCCAACTGCATCGGTTCCTGGCAGAAGATGCGCTCAACACAGTGTGA
- the DDR1 gene encoding epithelial discoidin domain-containing receptor 1 isoform X2, which translates to MGPGALSFLLLLLLLLLVATGDADMKGHFDPAKCRYALGMQDRTIPDGDISASSSWSDSTAARHSRLESSDGDGAWCPAGPVFPKEEEYLQVDLRRLHLVALVGTQGRHAGGLGKEFSPSYRLRYSRDGHRWMDWRDRWGQEVILGNEDPGGVVLKDLGPPMVARLVRFYPRADRVMSVCLRVELYGCLWKDGLLSYMAPVGQTMYLSEAVHLNDSTYDGHTTHTVGGLQYGGLGQLADGVVGLDDFRKSQELRVWPGYDYVGWSNHSFPSGYVEMEFEFDRLRTFHAMQVHCNNMHTLGARLPGGVECRFKRGPAMAWEGEPVRHALGGSLRDPRARTVSVPLGGRVGRFLQCRFLFAGPWLLFSEISFISDVMNDSSLALGGTFAPAPWWPPGPPPTNFSSLELEPRGQQPVAKAEGSPTAILIGCLVAIILLLLLIIALMLWRLHWRKLLSKAERRVLEEELTVHLSVPGDTILINNRPGPREPPPYQEPRPRGNPPHSAPSVPNGSACSGDYMEPEKPGAPLLPPPPQNSVPHYAEADIVTLQGVTGGNTYAVPALPPGAAGDGPPRVDFPRSRLRFKEKLGEGQFGEVHLCEVENPQDLVSLDFPLSVCKEHPLLVAVKILRPDATKNARNDFLKEVKIMSRLKDPNIIRLLGVCVQDDPLCMITDYMENGDLNQFLSAHQLEDKAVEEDRDGEAAQGPTISYPMLLHVAAQIASGMRYLATLNFVHRDLATRNCLVGENFTIKIADFGMSRNLYAGDYYRVQGRAVLPIRWMAWECILMGKFTTASDVWAFGVTLWEVLMLCRAQPFGQLTDEQVIENAGEFFRDQGRQVYLSRPPACPLGLYELMLRCWSREPEQRPPFSQLHRFLAEDALNTV; encoded by the exons ATGGGGCCAGGGGCCCTCTCAtttctactgctgctgctgctgctgctcttgGTGGCAACAGGAGATGCTGACATGAAGGGACATTTTGACCCTG CCAAGTGCCGCTATGCCCTGGGCATGCAGGACCGGACCATCCCGGATGGTGACATCTCTGCTTCCAGCTCCTGGTCAGACTCCACTGCTGCTCGCCACAGCAG gctggaaagCAGCGATGGAGATGGGGCATGGTGCCCTGCAGGGCCGGTGTTTCCCAAGGAGGAGGAGTACCTGCAGGTGGACCTGCGGCGGCTGCACCTGGTGGCGCTGGTGGGCACCCAGGGGCGGcacgcagggggcctgggcaaGGAGTTCTCCCCCAGCTACCGGCTGCGCTACTCCCGGGATGGCCACCGCTGGATGGACTGGAGAGACCGCTGGGGCCAGGAG GTGATCTTAGGTAATGAGGATCCTGGGGGAGTGGTGCTGAAGGACCTTGGGCCCCCCATGGTGGCCCGACTGGTTCGCTTCTATCCCCGGGCGGACCGAGTCATGAGCGTCTGTCTACGGGTGGAGCTCTATGGCTGCCTCTGGAAGG atGGACTCCTGTCTTACATGGCCCCTGTGGGGCAGACGATGTACTTATCTGAGGCCGTGCACCTCAACGACTCCACCTACGAtggacacaccacacacaccgtTGGCGG GCTGCAGTACGGAGGTCTGGGCCAGCTGGCAGATGGCGTGGTGGGGCTGGATGACTTTAGGAAGAGCCAGGAGCTGCGGGTCTGGCCAGGCTATGACTATGTGGGATGGAGCAATCACAGCTTTCCCAGCGGCTATGTGGAGATGGAGTTTGAGTTTGACCGGCTGAGGACCTTCCATGCCATGCAG gtCCACTGTAACAACATGCACACGCTGGGAGCCCGCCTGCCTGGCGGGGTGGAGTGTCGCTTCAAGAGGGGCCCTGCCATGGCCTGGGAGggggagcccgtgcgccatgccTTGGGGGGCAGCCTGAGGGACCCCAGAGCCCGGACTGTGTCAGTGCCCCTGGGTGGCCGAGTGGGCCGCTTTCTGCAGTGTCGCTTCCTCTTTGCTGGGCCGTGGTTACTCTTCAGCGAAATCTCCTTCATCTCTG aTGTCATGAATGACTCCTCCCTGGCTTTGGGGGGCACCTTCGCACCAGCCCCCTGGTGGCCACCCGGCCCACCTCCCACCAACTTCAGCAGCTTGG AGCTGGAGCCCAGGGGCCAGCAGCCCGTGGCCAAGGCCGAGGGGAGCCCGACTGCCATCCTCATTGGCTGCCTGGTGGCCAtcatcctgctgctgctgctcatCATCGCCCTCATGCTGTGGCGGCTGCACTGGCGCAAGCTCCTCAGCAAG GCCGAGCGTCGGGTGTTAGAAGAGGAGCTGACGGTTCACCTCTCTGTCCCTGGGGATACCATCCTCATCAACAACCGCCCCGGCCCTCGAGAACCACCCCCTTACCAGGAGCCCCGGCCTCGTGGGAATCCGCCCCACTCTGCTCCCAGTGTCCCCAACGGCTCTG CCTGCAGTGGGGACTATATGGAGCCTGAGAAGCCAGGTGCCCCGCTtctgcccccacctccccagaacAGCGTCCCCCATTATGCCGAGGCTGACATTGTCACCCTGCAGGGTGTCACTGGAGGCAATACCTATGCTGTGCCTGCACTGCCCCCAGGGGCAGCTGGGGATGGGCCCCCCAGAGTGGATTTCCCTCGGTCGAGGCTCCGCTTCAAGGAGAAGCTTGGCGAGGGCCAGTTTGGGGAG GTGCACCTGTGTGAGGTAGAGAACCCTCAAGATCTGGTCAGTCTTGATTTCCCCCTTAGTGTGTGCAAGGAACACCCTTTACTGGTAGCTGTCAAGATCCTGCGGCCAGATGCCACCAAGAATGCCAG GAATGATTTCCTGAAGGAGGTGAAGATCATGTCGAGGCTAAAGGACCCAAACATCATCCGGCTCCTGGGCGTGTGTGTGCAGGACGACCCCCTCTGCATGATAACTGATTACATGGAGAATGGCGACCTCAACCAGTTCCTCAGTGCCCACCAGCTAGAGGACAAGGCGGTGGAGGAGGACAGAGATGGGGAGGCGGCCCAGGGGCCCACCATCAG CTACCCGATGCTGCTGCATGTGGCGGCCCAGATTGCCTCGGGCATGCGCTATCTGGCCACACTCAACTTTGTGCATCGGGACTTGGCCACAAGGAACTGCCTGGTTGGGGAAAATTTCACCATCAAAATCGCTGACTTTGGCATGAGCCGGAACCTCTACGCCGGGGACTATTACCGTGTGCAGGGCCGGGCGGTGCTGCCCATCCGGTGGATGGCCTGGGAGTGCATCCTCATG GGGAAGTTCACGACTGCCAGTGACGTGTGGGCCTTTGGGGTGACCCTGTGGGAGGTGCTGATGCTCTGCAGGGCCCAGCCCTTTGGGCAGCTCACCGATGAGCAAGTCATCGAGAACGCGGGGGAgttcttccgggaccagggccgGCAG GTGTACCTGTCCCGGCCCCCGGCCTGCCCGCTGGGCCTGTATGAGCTGATGCTTCGGTGTTGGAGCCGGGAGCCTGAGCAGCGACCACCCTTTTCCCAACTGCATCGGTTCCTGGCAGAAGATGCGCTCAACACAGTGTGA